AAATATTAtctattcaatataaattctaGTAGGTACATTTTATCTTCTTGTCGATCGTCTTATAGCACATAACACTTTAATTCCTAAAACATGAGTGAGAATGGAAGGGGCATATGGCAAGATTCACAGATAAAAGGCGGAATTTAAAATCCAGTAAACTTTATGGACCAAGggcaaaaaaagaaaagagcgtgccCTAAAAACAAATggatagaagaaatagaagcgTAAAGAAGCGTAGAAAGTAAATGGAGAAGAAAGTCACGGTTTGGTTTGGAAAAACAACAATATCTTTACAAatgttgaattattattattaatagcacATATCATAATAAATCGATTACCTTAAAGGAGAAAATTTCTCCTATTAGAACAGTTCCAACTGGCAAGAGGCCTGCTGAATCACAAAAGATACAAATGCAGAGGGTAAAAACAGGGATCCAGGCGGGAGGATTGAAGCCGTAATCTTTAAAGAGAAACCAAGTGGCCAGCGAGCCCATGCTTATTCCAGATATGAGACATGTGATGAACAAAAGAGGCTGAAACAGATATGGTatgttaggtatatttttataaacaaaagactGATGTCCAAACTGAAATTgacttaattaatactttatctATATGggtaaccaagtacacttTTGAAAGtcaataaaagattttaaataaattttctacatTAACATTCAATACCAGTTCGTAAGTCAAGgggtagagcgggcaagaaactctccgccactctttttaatcgccaagttaaagagttatatacaaattgtttgtaattcCAATATTTATGATCATTTCAATAATcgtcaattttataaaaaatctttattaatttatttacatttaacgaCAGTCTTGAATTTATTCAAGGATAagtctctaatttcgcttgagAGTTTGTCGTAGAAACATACCCGCCTTCCAGATTTCTCAACTATATTAGAAGCGACGATAGTTGCGACAGTTTGGACTGCACCCATGACCATTGCCTGCTGGTTAGGATTTAGCACAACACGAGTTCCATCAGAtgcttttaagaaaatatctcCCGCAAAATTTCCGACCGGTATAGCACCACATAATTCACGAGCGAATGCGGCCATTAACGCTATTTGAAATGCTTTCAAAAGGATTTTATCAGCAACTGCaacaaatttactatttaacaAGCTAGTACCGtcttgtcttagacccaagtTGACGGCATCGGTAAGGCACAGGAGGCCGATCTCCTAGGTTGaccaatcaaatcaaaaattaaaacgtaacTCAAGGCCGACGCTTTCATATCGTTAAGAAAACAGATAGTATGATTCCAAGATCTATTAACTTACAAATGGCTTTAATTATGGATGAATCATTAACTTCGTCGTTCTTCTGTTCTGCTTGAATAGTTTCAATTTCTTGTCTTATTGCACAGTCAATTTCACTTTTACGACGCAGCCATAGTAATACCTTTTCTGCTTCCTGTAACAACAAATACATGTGTTAAGCCTGCAATGGTATAGAACAGTGTGTTTGTCTGGCAAATCAGGATAGCTATGGTATTTCTCCGTGTATACGATCTGTCTCTTCAGTTGGTAGCTAATGTCACAGCGTCGTTGTAAGAAAGAAAACTTCTGGAACGGACTGTCGATTTCCACCGATATCTGTCTCTTATATTCCAGTGTTAAGTTTTGaggacgatgagtctttcac
This sequence is a window from Pieris rapae chromosome 20, ilPieRapa1.1, whole genome shotgun sequence. Protein-coding genes within it:
- the LOC110999485 gene encoding facilitated trehalose transporter Tret1-like; this translates as MKASALIADKILLKAFQIALMAAFARELCGAIPVGNFAGDIFLKASDGTRVVLNPNQQAMVMGAVQTVATIVASNIVEKSGRRPLLFITCLISGISMGSLATWFLFKDYGFNPPAWIPVFTLCICIFCDSAGLLPVGTVLIGEIFSFKYRATVLGTSMAIASILDFLQVFFFKMVSAAIGVHVAFYTFAVMCLLMALYIYAKVPETRTRPLEEIYDDLRTNKKKIALKKTDIITKF